A single window of Usitatibacter rugosus DNA harbors:
- the rpsO gene encoding 30S ribosomal protein S15: MAVTTADKARVVETYQRAKGDTGSPEVQIALLTERINSLTEHFKTNVKDFHSRRGLLKMVSSRRSLLDYLKRTNIEAYRSVIDRLGLRK, encoded by the coding sequence ATGGCAGTAACTACCGCAGACAAGGCGCGCGTCGTCGAAACCTACCAGCGCGCCAAGGGTGATACCGGTTCCCCGGAAGTGCAGATCGCCCTGCTTACCGAGCGCATCAACTCGCTCACCGAACACTTCAAGACGAACGTCAAGGATTTCCACTCGCGCCGCGGCCTCCTCAAGATGGTGAGCTCGCGCCGCAGCCTGCTGGACTACCTGAAGCGCACCAACATCGAGGCCTACCGCTCGGTCATCGACCGGCTCGGCCTGCGCAAGTAA
- the rbfA gene encoding 30S ribosome-binding factor RbfA — protein sequence MAVARSHRIAEQIQRELAELVRLEVRDPRVRLVTLTAVELSRDHSHAKVFFTTLDPAADAEATQEGLERAAGFLRSSLSHRLSTRTVPELHFAYDESVERGVRLSKLIDDAVGTPAVPTPAPEAPAPAKPRRTRGGGAAH from the coding sequence ATGGCCGTCGCGCGCAGCCACCGCATCGCGGAGCAGATCCAGCGCGAGCTCGCCGAGCTGGTCCGCCTCGAGGTGCGCGATCCGCGCGTGCGCCTGGTCACCCTCACCGCGGTCGAGCTCTCGCGCGATCACTCCCACGCGAAGGTGTTCTTCACGACGCTCGATCCGGCCGCCGATGCCGAGGCCACGCAGGAGGGCCTCGAGCGTGCCGCGGGCTTCCTCCGATCGAGCCTTTCGCACCGGCTTTCGACGCGCACCGTCCCCGAGTTGCACTTCGCCTACGATGAATCCGTGGAGCGGGGCGTACGCCTGTCGAAGCTGATCGACGACGCGGTCGGAACCCCCGCGGTGCCGACTCCGGCGCCCGAAGCCCCGGCTCCGGCCAAGCCGCGCCGCACACGCGGCGGCGGCGCCGCTCACTGA
- a CDS encoding DUF4124 domain-containing protein — MRRFLIAAIILSAAVPAAAQLYKWVDKDGKTYYSDSPPPNQDTKRLSVGTGTTAEPAAAPKTAVQRDKDMEKGRQDAREAAKKSDDAVKQSAAQVEQCNVARSNLQGLVEGGRIARYNSKGEREVLSDEDIAKELERAKNDVAQICKKT, encoded by the coding sequence ATGAGACGTTTCCTGATCGCCGCGATCATCCTTTCCGCCGCCGTGCCGGCCGCGGCCCAGCTCTACAAGTGGGTCGACAAGGACGGCAAGACCTACTACTCGGACTCGCCGCCGCCGAACCAGGACACCAAGCGCCTGAGCGTCGGTACCGGCACGACCGCCGAGCCCGCCGCCGCGCCGAAGACCGCGGTCCAGCGCGACAAGGACATGGAGAAAGGCCGGCAGGACGCGCGCGAGGCCGCGAAGAAATCCGACGACGCGGTGAAACAGTCCGCGGCGCAGGTCGAGCAATGCAACGTCGCCCGTTCGAACCTCCAGGGGCTCGTCGAGGGCGGCCGCATCGCTCGCTACAACAGCAAGGGCGAGCGTGAGGTCCTGTCCGACGAGGACATCGCCAAGGAACTCGAAAGGGCCAAGAACGACGTGGCCCAGATCTGCAAGAAAACCTGA
- a CDS encoding type II toxin-antitoxin system RatA family toxin yields the protein MPTVRKSVLVPHPAEAMFELVDAVERYPEFLPWCGGTQLIERTAELTVGRVDIDYHGLKSSITTRNRKEPPEWMHLEFVEGPFQQFTGHWRFVPLGDAGCRVEFALDYGFENRALDALVGPVFGHILETLVDRFVARADEVAAK from the coding sequence ATGCCCACCGTCCGCAAATCGGTGCTCGTCCCCCACCCCGCCGAGGCGATGTTCGAGCTCGTCGACGCGGTGGAGCGCTATCCCGAATTCCTTCCGTGGTGCGGCGGCACGCAGCTGATCGAGCGCACGGCCGAGCTCACGGTCGGCCGCGTCGACATCGACTACCACGGGCTCAAGAGCTCGATCACGACGCGCAACCGCAAGGAGCCGCCGGAGTGGATGCACCTCGAGTTCGTCGAGGGTCCGTTCCAGCAGTTCACCGGCCACTGGCGGTTCGTGCCGCTGGGCGATGCCGGCTGCCGTGTGGAATTCGCCCTCGACTACGGGTTCGAGAACCGGGCGCTCGACGCGCTGGTGGGCCCCGTCTTCGGCCACATCCTGGAGACGCTCGTCGATCGCTTCGTGGCGCGCGCCGACGAGGTGGCGGCGAAGTGA
- the infB gene encoding translation initiation factor IF-2, with the protein MAKSTVAQFAEELKLPVATLIEQLQAAGVNKKSGDDAVTEQDKTRLRDHLQEMHGKKSETKKITLTRKQTTEIKRADSTGKARTIQVEVRKKRTFVKVEKPVEVPVPVEKPVVAAPVPLINAEELKKREAEAARQAELAARQAADAQSRTKKAATTKAKKAEDDAAAAAAATAAAAPAAEAPPEAKPVDGEAPKKKRVIRKKDEVPADAAAPVEAKADAVASADATPAATEAAKAAAPGATEGTLHRPTAKPADKNKKPVKAVKPTTAWVDDAAKRRQIKTRGDAGGGRGGWRAGPRGGSRHRDGDDATDFATPAEPKIVEVLVPETISVADLAHKMSVKAAEVIKVMMKMGSMVTINQVIDQETAMIVVAEMGHTAKPAKLDDPESFLIEAQDEGDRVQRPPVVTVMGHVDHGKTSLLDAIRKARVAVGEAGGITQHIGAYHVETPRGVITFLDTPGHEAFTAMRARGSQVTDLVILVVAADDSVMPQTIEAIHHAKAAKVPIVVAVNKIDKPEANAQRVKQELLTHEVVAEEFGGEVPFIEVSAKTGQGLDKLLEMIQLQSEVLELKAPVHAPARGVVIEARLDKGRGPVATVLVKSGTLKKGDIVLVGAVFGRVRAMNDENGKAVSEAGPSIPVEIQGMQDVPRAGDDLLVLTDERKAREIALFRQGKFRDVKLAKQQAAKLENVFDQLAEGAKTLALIIKADVQGSYEGLSHALTKLSTNEVKVQIIHAGVGGITESDINLALASKAVVIGFNTRADAAARKLAEHSGVDLRHYDIIYEAVDEVKAALNGMLAPERKETVIGTVEVRNVFRISKVGTVAGCMVTDGVVKRGSSVRVLRGGIVVHSGELDSLKRFKDDVKEVKSGFECGLSVKGFNDIAVGDQLEVFEVVEVARSIA; encoded by the coding sequence ATGGCCAAATCGACCGTCGCCCAGTTCGCCGAGGAGCTCAAGCTCCCGGTTGCCACGCTCATCGAGCAGCTCCAGGCTGCCGGCGTGAACAAGAAGTCCGGGGACGATGCCGTCACCGAGCAGGACAAGACGCGCCTGCGCGACCACCTGCAGGAGATGCACGGCAAGAAGTCCGAGACCAAGAAGATCACGCTCACGCGCAAGCAAACCACCGAGATCAAGCGCGCGGATTCGACGGGCAAGGCCCGCACGATCCAGGTCGAGGTCCGCAAGAAGCGCACGTTCGTGAAGGTCGAGAAGCCGGTCGAGGTTCCCGTGCCGGTGGAGAAGCCGGTCGTCGCGGCGCCCGTGCCCCTGATCAACGCCGAAGAGCTGAAGAAGCGCGAAGCGGAAGCGGCCCGCCAGGCCGAGCTCGCCGCGCGCCAGGCCGCCGATGCGCAGTCGCGCACCAAGAAGGCCGCCACGACCAAGGCCAAGAAGGCCGAGGATGATGCCGCCGCCGCTGCCGCAGCGACCGCCGCCGCCGCGCCCGCGGCCGAGGCGCCGCCCGAGGCGAAGCCCGTCGACGGCGAGGCTCCGAAGAAGAAGCGTGTCATCCGCAAGAAGGACGAGGTCCCCGCCGATGCGGCCGCGCCGGTCGAAGCGAAGGCCGACGCCGTGGCGTCCGCCGACGCGACGCCTGCCGCCACCGAAGCCGCGAAAGCCGCCGCGCCGGGCGCGACCGAGGGCACGCTGCACCGCCCGACCGCGAAGCCGGCCGACAAGAACAAGAAGCCCGTGAAGGCCGTCAAGCCCACGACCGCGTGGGTGGACGACGCGGCGAAGCGCCGCCAGATCAAGACCCGCGGCGACGCGGGTGGCGGCCGCGGCGGCTGGCGTGCCGGCCCGCGCGGCGGCTCGCGTCATCGCGATGGCGACGATGCGACCGATTTCGCCACGCCGGCCGAGCCGAAGATCGTCGAGGTGCTGGTGCCCGAGACGATCAGCGTCGCGGACCTCGCCCACAAGATGTCGGTGAAAGCCGCCGAGGTGATCAAGGTCATGATGAAGATGGGCTCGATGGTCACCATCAACCAGGTGATCGACCAGGAGACGGCGATGATCGTCGTGGCCGAGATGGGCCACACCGCCAAGCCGGCCAAGCTGGACGATCCCGAGAGCTTCCTCATCGAAGCCCAGGACGAAGGCGACCGCGTGCAGCGTCCGCCGGTCGTCACCGTGATGGGCCACGTCGACCACGGCAAGACCTCGCTCCTCGACGCGATCCGCAAGGCGCGCGTGGCGGTGGGTGAAGCCGGCGGCATCACGCAGCACATCGGGGCTTACCACGTGGAAACGCCGCGCGGCGTGATCACGTTCCTCGACACGCCGGGCCACGAAGCCTTCACGGCCATGCGCGCGCGCGGCAGCCAGGTGACCGACCTCGTGATCCTCGTGGTCGCGGCCGACGACAGCGTCATGCCGCAGACCATCGAGGCCATCCACCACGCGAAGGCCGCCAAGGTGCCGATCGTCGTCGCCGTGAACAAGATCGACAAGCCGGAAGCCAACGCCCAGCGCGTGAAGCAGGAGTTGCTCACGCACGAAGTCGTCGCCGAGGAATTCGGCGGCGAGGTTCCGTTCATCGAGGTCTCGGCCAAGACCGGCCAGGGCCTGGACAAGCTGCTGGAGATGATCCAGCTCCAATCGGAAGTCCTCGAGCTGAAGGCCCCGGTCCACGCACCCGCAAGGGGTGTCGTGATCGAGGCGCGCCTCGACAAGGGCCGCGGCCCGGTGGCCACGGTGCTGGTGAAGTCCGGCACGCTCAAGAAGGGCGACATCGTCCTCGTGGGCGCCGTCTTCGGCCGCGTGCGCGCGATGAACGACGAGAACGGCAAGGCGGTGAGCGAAGCCGGCCCCTCCATCCCGGTGGAGATCCAGGGCATGCAGGACGTGCCGCGCGCCGGCGATGACCTGCTGGTGCTCACGGACGAGCGCAAGGCGCGCGAGATCGCGCTCTTCCGCCAGGGCAAGTTCCGCGACGTGAAGCTCGCCAAGCAGCAGGCGGCGAAGCTCGAGAACGTATTCGACCAGCTGGCCGAAGGCGCCAAGACGCTCGCGCTCATCATCAAGGCGGACGTGCAGGGCTCGTACGAAGGCCTGTCGCACGCGCTCACCAAGCTCTCCACCAACGAGGTGAAGGTGCAGATCATCCACGCGGGCGTGGGGGGCATCACCGAGTCGGACATCAACCTCGCGCTGGCGTCGAAGGCGGTGGTGATCGGCTTCAACACGCGGGCGGATGCGGCGGCGCGGAAGCTCGCCGAGCACTCCGGCGTGGACCTTCGCCACTACGACATCATTTACGAAGCGGTGGACGAGGTGAAGGCGGCGCTGAACGGCATGCTGGCGCCGGAGCGCAAGGAAACCGTCATCGGCACCGTCGAGGTCCGCAACGTCTTCCGCATCTCAAAGGTCGGCACGGTCGCGGGTTGCATGGTGACCGACGGCGTGGTGAAGCGCGGCTCGTCAGTGCGCGTCCTGCGCGGCGGCATCGTCGTGCACTCGGGCGAGCTCGATTCGCTCAAGCGCTTCAAGGACGACGTGAAGGAAGTGAAGTCGGGCTTCGAGTGCGGCCTGTCGGTGAAGGGCTTCAACGACATCGCGGTGGGCGACCAGCTCGAGGTCTTCGAAGTCGTCGAGGTCGCGCGCTCGATCGCGTAA
- a CDS encoding RnfH family protein — MKVLLAVALPERQEVIELSLAEGSSVADAIAAAGIAQRYPGLDVAAMKTGIWSKPCKREAVLREGDRVELYRALIADPKEERRERARSAPKRR; from the coding sequence GTGAAGGTGCTGCTCGCCGTTGCGTTGCCGGAACGGCAGGAGGTGATCGAGCTCTCGCTCGCGGAAGGATCGTCCGTGGCCGACGCGATCGCCGCCGCGGGAATCGCGCAGCGCTACCCGGGCCTGGACGTCGCCGCGATGAAGACGGGAATCTGGTCGAAGCCGTGCAAGCGCGAAGCCGTGTTGCGCGAGGGCGACCGCGTGGAGTTGTACCGGGCCCTCATCGCCGACCCGAAGGAGGAACGCCGCGAGCGCGCGCGTTCGGCACCGAAGCGCCGCTAG
- the smpB gene encoding SsrA-binding protein SmpB, translated as MSIVENRKAFHDYFVEERYEAGLVLEGWEVKSIRAGRVQLKEAYVVLNGAEPFIIGMHVSALPTASTHVNPDPTRSRKLLLNAEEIKKLVGKVEQKGYTLVPLNLHYTKGRVKLEIGLAKGKKQHDKRETEKERDWQREQQQLLRRKA; from the coding sequence ATGAGCATCGTCGAAAACCGGAAGGCATTCCACGACTACTTCGTCGAGGAGCGCTACGAGGCGGGCCTCGTCCTCGAGGGCTGGGAAGTGAAGTCGATCCGTGCCGGGCGCGTGCAGCTGAAGGAGGCCTACGTGGTCCTCAACGGCGCCGAGCCGTTCATCATCGGGATGCACGTGAGCGCGCTGCCGACGGCCTCCACGCACGTGAACCCGGACCCCACGCGCTCGCGCAAGCTCCTGCTGAACGCCGAGGAGATCAAGAAGCTGGTCGGCAAGGTCGAGCAGAAGGGCTACACGCTCGTGCCGCTCAACCTGCACTACACGAAGGGCCGCGTGAAGCTCGAGATCGGCCTCGCCAAGGGCAAGAAGCAGCACGACAAGCGCGAGACGGAGAAGGAGCGCGACTGGCAGCGCGAGCAGCAGCAACTGCTGCGCAGGAAAGCCTAG
- the nusA gene encoding transcription termination factor NusA — translation MKELLLLVDALSREKNVAKDTVFLALELALASATKKRFKDEVDVRVEVDRESGEYNAFRRWTVVPDEEHEEPAHQIAITDALAEDAEAKVGDIHEEPLESEAFGRIGAQAAKQVILQKIRDAEREQILNDFLERGESLVTGTVKRAERGNLIVESGRVEALLPRDQLIPKENLRVSDRVRAFIQKIDRQARGPQLILSRVAPEFLVKLFELEVPEIEEGLLEIKAAARDPGLRAKIAVKSNDPRVDPVGTCVGMRGSRVQAVTQELAGERVDIILWSPDAAQFVINALAPAEVSSIVVDEEKHSMDVVVEEDQLALAIGKLGQNVRLASELTGWHLNIMTTEQRQAKSTEETSGLRAMFMEKLDVDEEVAEILVQEGFTSLDEVAYVPLNEMLEIEAFDEDTVNELRRRARDSLLTEEIRSEEKVEHAAEDLQGMEGMDNQTARALASKGITTMDALADLDTEELTEMTGMDADRASKLIMTARAPWFKDSAQA, via the coding sequence ATGAAGGAACTCCTGCTGCTGGTCGATGCGCTCTCGCGCGAGAAGAATGTCGCGAAGGACACCGTGTTCCTCGCGCTCGAGCTCGCGCTCGCGTCGGCGACGAAGAAACGGTTCAAGGACGAAGTCGACGTCCGGGTCGAGGTCGACCGCGAATCGGGCGAATACAACGCCTTCCGCCGCTGGACGGTGGTCCCCGACGAGGAGCACGAGGAGCCCGCGCACCAGATCGCGATCACCGACGCGCTCGCCGAGGATGCCGAAGCCAAGGTGGGCGACATCCACGAGGAGCCGCTCGAGTCCGAGGCCTTCGGCCGCATCGGAGCCCAGGCCGCGAAGCAGGTGATCCTGCAGAAGATCCGCGACGCCGAGCGCGAGCAGATCCTGAACGACTTCCTCGAGCGCGGCGAATCGCTCGTGACCGGCACCGTGAAGCGCGCCGAGCGCGGCAACCTGATCGTGGAATCGGGCCGCGTGGAAGCGCTGCTGCCGCGCGACCAGCTGATCCCGAAGGAAAACCTGCGGGTGTCCGACCGCGTGCGCGCGTTCATCCAGAAGATCGACCGCCAGGCCCGTGGCCCGCAGCTGATCCTCTCGCGCGTGGCCCCCGAATTCCTCGTGAAGCTCTTCGAGCTCGAGGTCCCCGAGATCGAGGAAGGGCTGCTCGAGATCAAGGCCGCCGCCCGCGACCCGGGCCTGCGCGCCAAGATCGCCGTCAAATCGAACGACCCGCGCGTCGACCCCGTGGGCACCTGCGTCGGCATGCGCGGCTCGCGCGTGCAGGCCGTGACCCAGGAGCTGGCCGGCGAGCGCGTCGACATCATCCTTTGGTCGCCGGACGCCGCGCAGTTCGTGATCAACGCCCTCGCGCCCGCCGAGGTGAGCTCCATCGTCGTCGACGAGGAGAAGCACTCGATGGATGTCGTCGTCGAGGAAGACCAGCTGGCCCTGGCCATCGGCAAGCTGGGCCAGAACGTGCGCCTCGCCTCCGAGCTCACCGGCTGGCACCTGAACATCATGACCACCGAGCAGCGCCAGGCGAAGAGCACCGAGGAGACCTCGGGGCTGCGCGCGATGTTCATGGAGAAGCTCGACGTCGACGAGGAAGTCGCCGAGATCCTCGTGCAGGAAGGCTTCACGTCGCTCGACGAGGTGGCCTACGTGCCGCTGAACGAGATGCTCGAGATCGAGGCCTTCGACGAGGACACCGTGAACGAGCTGCGCCGCCGCGCCCGCGATTCGCTGCTGACCGAGGAGATCCGCAGCGAAGAGAAGGTGGAGCACGCCGCCGAGGACCTCCAGGGCATGGAGGGCATGGACAACCAGACCGCGCGCGCGCTTGCTTCCAAGGGCATCACCACCATGGATGCGCTCGCCGACCTGGATACCGAGGAGCTCACCGAGATGACCGGCATGGATGCCGACCGGGCGAGCAAGCTCATCATGACGGCGCGCGCGCCGTGGTTCAAGGATTCCGCGCAGGCCTGA
- the pnp gene encoding polyribonucleotide nucleotidyltransferase: MKSIKKSFQFGAHQVTLETGEIARQADGACLVTVDDTVVLVTCVGRADVKPGQDFFPLTVDYQEKTYAAGRIPGGFFKREGRPSEKEILTCRLIDRPLRPLFPSGFYNEVQIIATVLSSNPEVDSDIPAMIGASAAVALSGIPFDGPIGAARVGFLDGKFVLNPSKTELEQSQMNLVVAGTEAAVLMVESEANELSEEVMLGAVMFGHEQMQVAINAINELADEAGKDDWDWEAAASDAVLIEKIRALVESDLNDAYRMKSKSLRSGKLDEIKKKVWDTCVLVEDNPADANVARGILKEMESKIVRGQILNGEPRIDGRNTRTVRPISIRPTLLPRVHGSVLFTRGETQAIVTTTLGTGQDEQRIDALQGEYTERFMLHYNFPPFSTGETGRVGVPKRREIGHGRLAKRALLAVLPSKEEFAYTLRVVSEITESNGSSSMASVCGGCLAMMDAGVPLKGHVAGIAMGLIKDGGRFAVLTDILGDEDHLGDMDFKVAGTDRGITALQMDIKIQGITKEIMKVALDQAKEGRLHILGIMKQAVPGPRVEMSNYAPRIIKMKINPDKIREVIGKGGSVIQALTRETGTTIDIEDDGTISIACLSAEAGEAAKARIQAITAEVEVGKVYEGPVLRLLDFGAIVQLLPGKDGLLHISQIAHERVNAVSDYLKEGQIVKVKVLEADDKGRVRLSRKALLDAPAPRKEEAAPQPSEAATPPQ; the protein is encoded by the coding sequence GTGAAATCCATCAAGAAAAGCTTCCAGTTCGGTGCCCACCAAGTCACCTTGGAAACGGGCGAGATCGCCCGCCAGGCCGATGGCGCCTGCCTCGTCACCGTCGACGACACCGTCGTGCTCGTGACTTGCGTCGGCCGCGCCGACGTGAAGCCCGGCCAGGACTTCTTCCCGCTCACCGTCGACTACCAGGAGAAGACCTACGCCGCGGGCCGCATCCCGGGTGGCTTCTTCAAGCGCGAAGGCCGTCCCTCGGAGAAGGAAATCCTCACCTGCCGCCTGATCGACCGGCCGCTGCGTCCGCTCTTCCCGAGCGGCTTCTACAACGAAGTGCAGATCATCGCGACAGTCCTCTCGAGCAACCCTGAGGTGGACTCCGACATCCCGGCGATGATCGGCGCCTCCGCCGCCGTGGCGCTTTCCGGCATCCCGTTCGACGGCCCGATCGGCGCCGCGCGCGTGGGCTTCCTCGACGGCAAGTTCGTGCTCAACCCCTCCAAGACGGAGCTCGAGCAGTCGCAGATGAACCTCGTCGTCGCGGGCACCGAGGCCGCCGTGCTGATGGTGGAATCCGAGGCCAACGAGCTGTCCGAGGAAGTGATGCTGGGCGCCGTGATGTTCGGCCACGAGCAGATGCAGGTCGCGATCAACGCGATCAACGAGCTCGCCGACGAAGCCGGCAAGGATGACTGGGACTGGGAGGCCGCCGCGAGCGACGCCGTGCTGATCGAGAAGATCCGCGCGCTCGTGGAGTCGGACCTCAACGACGCCTACCGCATGAAGTCGAAGTCGCTCCGCTCGGGCAAGCTGGACGAGATCAAGAAGAAGGTCTGGGACACCTGCGTGCTGGTCGAGGACAACCCGGCCGACGCCAACGTCGCCCGCGGCATCCTCAAGGAAATGGAATCGAAGATCGTCCGTGGCCAGATCCTGAACGGCGAGCCGCGCATCGACGGCCGCAACACTCGCACCGTCCGCCCGATCTCCATCCGCCCGACGCTGCTGCCCCGCGTCCACGGCTCCGTGCTCTTCACGCGCGGCGAAACCCAGGCCATCGTCACGACGACGCTCGGCACCGGCCAAGACGAACAACGCATCGACGCGCTTCAGGGCGAGTACACCGAGCGCTTCATGCTGCACTACAACTTCCCGCCGTTCTCGACGGGCGAGACGGGCCGCGTCGGCGTGCCGAAGCGCCGCGAGATCGGCCACGGCCGCCTCGCCAAGCGCGCGCTGCTGGCGGTGCTGCCCTCCAAGGAAGAGTTCGCCTACACGCTGCGCGTGGTCTCCGAGATCACCGAGTCGAACGGCTCGTCCTCGATGGCCTCGGTGTGCGGCGGCTGCCTCGCGATGATGGACGCGGGCGTGCCCCTCAAGGGTCACGTGGCCGGCATCGCCATGGGCCTGATCAAGGACGGCGGGCGCTTCGCGGTGCTGACCGACATCCTCGGCGACGAAGACCACCTCGGCGACATGGACTTCAAGGTCGCGGGCACGGATCGCGGCATCACCGCGCTCCAGATGGACATCAAGATCCAGGGCATCACCAAGGAGATCATGAAGGTCGCGCTGGACCAGGCCAAGGAAGGCCGCCTCCACATCCTCGGCATCATGAAGCAGGCCGTCCCGGGCCCGCGCGTCGAGATGTCGAACTACGCGCCGCGCATCATCAAGATGAAGATCAACCCGGACAAGATCCGCGAGGTGATCGGCAAGGGCGGCAGCGTGATCCAGGCGCTCACCCGCGAGACCGGCACCACGATCGACATCGAGGACGATGGCACGATCAGCATCGCGTGCCTGTCGGCCGAAGCCGGCGAGGCCGCCAAGGCCCGCATCCAGGCGATCACCGCGGAAGTGGAAGTGGGCAAGGTCTACGAGGGCCCGGTGCTGCGCCTGCTGGACTTCGGCGCCATCGTCCAGCTGCTGCCCGGCAAGGACGGCCTGCTGCACATCTCGCAGATCGCGCACGAGCGCGTGAACGCGGTTTCGGACTACCTCAAGGAAGGCCAGATCGTGAAGGTGAAGGTGCTCGAGGCCGACGACAAGGGCCGCGTGCGCCTGTCGAGAAAGGCGCTGCTGGACGCGCCCGCGCCCCGCAAGGAAGAGGCCGCGCCCCAGCCCTCGGAAGCCGCCACGCCGCCGCAGTAA
- a CDS encoding CHRD domain-containing protein, which produces MKRLVLIAALCAALPVLADREGNVLKARLLGNNEVPAVSTAAHGDLEVRIARDGTSIAYELNFSGLQGQVRQAHIHVAQRNVNGAIVLWLCGSATNPGPAGTQACPQTGRVVGTLTQADLQPSTTQQVTTLADVVEALQDGVAYVNVHTDLSPGGEIRGQIGGRH; this is translated from the coding sequence ATGAAACGCCTCGTCCTCATCGCGGCCCTTTGCGCCGCACTTCCCGTCCTCGCCGATCGCGAGGGCAATGTCCTGAAGGCCCGGCTCCTCGGCAACAACGAGGTGCCCGCGGTCTCGACCGCCGCGCACGGCGACCTCGAGGTCCGCATCGCGCGCGACGGAACGTCGATCGCTTACGAGCTCAACTTCTCCGGCCTCCAGGGCCAGGTCCGGCAAGCGCACATCCACGTGGCCCAGCGCAACGTGAACGGCGCGATCGTCCTGTGGCTGTGCGGCTCGGCAACGAACCCCGGGCCCGCCGGAACGCAGGCCTGCCCGCAAACGGGCCGGGTCGTCGGCACGCTCACGCAGGCCGATCTCCAGCCGTCGACGACGCAGCAGGTGACGACGCTCGCCGACGTGGTCGAGGCGCTCCAGGACGGGGTCGCGTACGTGAACGTGCACACGGACCTCTCGCCGGGCGGCGAAATACGCGGGCAGATCGGGGGACGGCACTAG
- the truB gene encoding tRNA pseudouridine(55) synthase TruB, translating into MSVPAPPSAAGGVLLLDKPPGWTSTRALGRSKRLLVLRKGGHTGTLDPFATGLLPLVFGEATKFSRFLIDAPKEYLATLCLGRTSTSGDPEGQISEPTPVAVTSSQIDAVARTFVGVQLQVPPMHSALHHEGRRLYELAREGVEVERAPREVEIHALDVVSISGEKLTISVKCSKGTYIRTLAEDIGKHLGCGAYLTALRRTAVSGFRIEEAVTLEQLEADGERARERLLPPEVLVRSLPELPLDAAQATAIGHGQIIDSQGPEGEVALFAPGHVFVGVGRASATGRVTVMRLLATGGGHGEAP; encoded by the coding sequence GTGTCGGTTCCCGCCCCGCCCTCGGCCGCGGGCGGGGTCCTCCTCCTCGACAAGCCGCCCGGTTGGACCTCGACTCGCGCCCTCGGCCGGTCCAAGCGGCTGCTGGTCCTGCGCAAGGGCGGGCATACCGGAACGCTGGATCCCTTTGCCACCGGCTTGCTGCCGCTGGTCTTCGGCGAGGCCACGAAATTCTCGCGCTTCCTCATCGATGCGCCCAAGGAGTACCTCGCGACCCTCTGCCTGGGGCGGACTTCGACCTCGGGCGATCCCGAGGGGCAGATATCCGAGCCGACGCCGGTAGCGGTCACTTCATCGCAGATCGACGCCGTTGCCCGCACGTTCGTCGGCGTTCAGCTGCAGGTACCCCCCATGCACTCCGCCCTGCACCACGAGGGGCGGCGCCTCTATGAACTGGCCCGGGAAGGGGTTGAGGTGGAGCGAGCCCCCCGCGAGGTCGAGATCCATGCCCTCGATGTGGTATCGATCTCCGGAGAAAAGCTGACAATTTCCGTTAAATGCTCCAAAGGCACGTACATCCGGACTTTGGCCGAAGACATCGGAAAACACCTCGGATGCGGCGCTTATCTCACGGCTTTGCGGCGCACAGCGGTCTCCGGTTTTCGCATCGAGGAAGCCGTGACGCTCGAGCAGCTCGAGGCGGATGGCGAGCGGGCCCGTGAGCGCCTTCTGCCGCCCGAGGTGCTGGTCCGCAGCCTTCCCGAGCTCCCGTTGGACGCGGCCCAGGCCACCGCCATCGGCCACGGCCAGATCATTGATTCGCAAGGCCCCGAAGGGGAGGTCGCGCTCTTCGCGCCGGGCCATGTATTCGTCGGCGTCGGCAGGGCCTCGGCCACCGGACGGGTCACCGTGATGCGCCTGCTCGCCACCGGCGGCGGACATGGTGAAGCTCCCTGA